A region from the Symphalangus syndactylus isolate Jambi chromosome 2, NHGRI_mSymSyn1-v2.1_pri, whole genome shotgun sequence genome encodes:
- the LOC134733956 gene encoding LOW QUALITY PROTEIN: uncharacterized protein (The sequence of the model RefSeq protein was modified relative to this genomic sequence to represent the inferred CDS: deleted 1 base in 1 codon) produces the protein MTRCPGWKSLVFQTRSGSCEQVSLDSTGLRKGLVLLERQAPSHGEATQQRKSRMEASERSRSRPPHPQEVSCDTRPHEMRAPEQVDLLLDSQHMSLNPLNCALLPAPGHCRKLRGREGADPNPFSQVPSICWMVPSCCILNHLALWILGLLLRAAVPDTCQQPGVAGWRLMTMCLGDVSHYKKHVAASGIQGSHHRKHVTASDIWGSHHRKHVTASGIWGSHHRKHVAASGIRGSHHRKHVAASGIRASHHRKHVAASGIRVPITGSTWPHLAASGICGSQDGKKHVAASGIPGSHHRKNVPVSGIWDSHHRKHVAASDIQGSYCMKHVPASSLPGSHHRKHVAASGCIWYMGFPSWEARACIWYTGFIYFPALILYLNPSSISYEFLFSSICTLLSTS, from the exons ATGACTCGGTGTCCCGGATGGAAGAGCCTGGTGTTCCAGACACGCTCCGGCAGCTGTGAACAAGTGAGCCTTGATAGCACCGGGCTCCGTAAAGGTCTCGTGCTCCTGGAGCGACAGGCTCCATCTCACGGCGAGGCCACACAGCAGAGGAA GAGTAGGATGGAGGCGAGTGAGCGCTCTCGCTCACGGCCACCCCACCCTCAGGAAGTGTCGTGCGACACGCGGCCTCATGAGATGCGAGCCCCAGAGCAG GTGGACCTGCTGCTGGACAGTCAGCACATGTCTCTCAATCCCCTGAACTGTGCCCTCCTTCCTGCCCCCGGCCACTGCAGGAAGCTGAGGGGCAGAGAAGGGGCAGACCCCAACCCTTTCTCTCAGGTCCCATCTATCTGCTGG ATGGTGCCTTCCTGCTGCATCCTCAATC ACCTGGCACTGTGGATTCTGGGCCTCCTGCTCAGAGCTGCTGTTCCAGACACCTGCCAGCAGCCAGGGGTCGCCGGTTGGCGCCTAATGACCATGTGTTTGGGAG ATGTTTCCCATTACAAGAAGCATGTAGCTGCGTCTGGTATACAGGGTTCCCATCACAGGAAGCACGTGACTGCATCTGATATATGGGGTTCCCATCACAGGAAGCACGTGACTGCATCTGGTATATGGGGTTCCCATCACAGGAAGCACGTGGCTGCATCTGGTATACGAGGTTCCCATCACAGGAAGCACGTGGCTGCATCTGGTATACGGGCTTCCCATCACAGGAAGCACGTGGCTGCATCTGGTATACGG GTTCCCATCACAGGAAGCACGTGGCCGCATCTGGCTGCGTCTGGTATATGTGGTTCCCAAGACGGGAA GAAGCACGTGGCTGCATCTGGTATACCAGGTTCCCATCACAGGAAGAATGTGCCTGTGTCTGGTATATGGGATTCCCATCACAGGAAGCACGTGGCTGCGTCTGATATACAGGGTTCCTACTGCATGAAGCACGTGCCTGCGTCTAGTCTACCAGGTTCCCATCACAGGAAGCACGTGGCTGCGTCTGGCTGCATCTGGTATATGGGGTTCCCATCATGGGAAGCACGTGCCTGCATCTGGTATactggtttcatttattttcctgccCTTATTCTGTACCTAAACCCATCATCTATTtcttatgaatttttattttcatcaatatGTACACTTCTATCAACTTCCTAA